A genomic window from Streptomyces brevispora includes:
- a CDS encoding DUF4229 domain-containing protein has product MRLSIFVGCFALAAVAVNFGLLPSGAGGSNVIWVVLLALVLSAPLSYVLLRKQRDEMSEQIVSTVDRTKARLEANRTREDSVTQ; this is encoded by the coding sequence ATGCGTCTCAGTATCTTCGTCGGCTGCTTCGCGCTCGCCGCCGTAGCCGTCAACTTCGGGCTGCTGCCCTCCGGGGCGGGGGGCTCGAACGTCATCTGGGTCGTCCTGCTCGCCCTCGTGCTCTCCGCGCCGCTCAGCTACGTCCTGCTGCGCAAGCAGCGCGACGAGATGTCCGAGCAGATCGTCTCCACGGTCGACCGGACCAAGGCACGCCTTGAGGCCAACCGGACCCGCGAGGACAGTGTCACCCAGTGA
- a CDS encoding GNAT family N-acetyltransferase, whose product MALTFELDPAFDRSLRDGIVTLWADVSNAGGAVGFVPPVTVEDVRPDLVGHLTAMAEGRARLLVGRDEEGTVAATAFLTRNTHRLMAHWVWLYTVMVHPRHQGRGYGRDLMAAAADAARTIGGVEAIRLTCRGGTGVDRFYASCGYKEVGRVPGAIRVAEGDDRDDIIMLLPLG is encoded by the coding sequence ATGGCACTTACTTTCGAATTGGACCCCGCCTTCGACAGATCCCTGCGGGACGGCATCGTCACGCTCTGGGCCGATGTGTCCAACGCGGGCGGCGCGGTGGGCTTCGTGCCGCCCGTCACGGTCGAGGACGTCCGGCCCGATCTGGTCGGTCACCTCACCGCCATGGCTGAGGGCCGCGCCCGGCTGCTCGTCGGCCGCGACGAGGAGGGGACCGTCGCCGCCACGGCCTTCCTCACCCGCAACACGCACCGGCTGATGGCGCACTGGGTCTGGCTCTACACGGTGATGGTCCACCCCCGTCACCAGGGCCGCGGATACGGGCGCGATCTGATGGCCGCGGCCGCCGACGCCGCGCGCACCATCGGTGGCGTCGAGGCCATCAGGCTCACCTGCCGGGGCGGTACGGGCGTCGACCGCTTCTACGCCTCCTGCGGCTACAAGGAGGTCGGCCGGGTGCCGGGTGCGATCCGGGTGGCCGAGGGGGACGACCGCGACGACATCATCATGCTGCTGCCGCTCGGCTGA